A part of Capsicum annuum cultivar UCD-10X-F1 chromosome 6, UCD10Xv1.1, whole genome shotgun sequence genomic DNA contains:
- the LOC124899747 gene encoding uncharacterized protein LOC124899747, with translation MIKLTFWGSEKGSLHYVNSLQSVKHYNQQTVQLIFSCKCLIIGSSITLLSYMSTFHVHLPCNNETETNIKDQKLLVDAIARETTDWTCKVQVVDKFRPRKSSDSSVHFQKILVQDESEQHVSLVLYGDDILKYENLFGLF, from the exons ATGATAAAGCTCACATTCTGGGGCTCAGAGAAAGGTTCTCTACATTACGTAAATAGTTTGCAATCCGTAAAACACTACAACCAGCAAACTGTACAGCTTATTTTTTCCTGCAAATGTCTTATTATAGGTTCGTCTATTACTTTACTATCTTATATGTCTACGTTTCATGTACACCTTCCCTGCAATAATGAAACAGAGACCAACATAAAGGATCAAAAGCTCCTCGTGGACGCAATCGCCAGAGAAACCACAGACTGGACCTGTAAAGTACAGGTAGTAGACAAGTTCCGGCCTCGCAAAAGCAGTGACTCATCCGTGCATTTCCAGAAAATACTTGTGCAGGATGAAAGT GAACAACATGTTTCTCTAGTACTTTACGGTGATGACATTTTGAAGTACGAGAACCTGTTTGGCCTTTTCTAG